A genomic window from Bacteroidales bacterium includes:
- a CDS encoding CPBP family intramembrane metalloprotease, giving the protein MMRETFLRNFTPFTKIIFFGLIVVATLLFTLIAGIALVWIFYGPGIMTELMDMTGNGVLSNLNLQKYIQIVSQFGTFVFPALIFAFLASRNICAYLKLDAAPRISAMALAVVAFLALLPFINWLMGVNEELHLPGFLAGVEDWMRRSEEQATQLMDAFLSDTTAKGLIVNLFMIGILAAVGEELVFRGIGVRLLYEWMHNKHLAVWISAIAFSALHLQFYGFLPRMILGVVLGYLFIWSGSLWVPIITHLINNGLGVLIMYFYNKGSITTNLDEFGSTGSGSLIVISLVFSAGLMMWFFRSENKKRRLPESISFLESDLE; this is encoded by the coding sequence CGGAATTTTACACCCTTTACGAAAATTATTTTCTTTGGGTTGATCGTGGTCGCCACCCTGTTGTTCACACTGATCGCCGGGATTGCACTTGTCTGGATTTTTTACGGACCGGGCATCATGACCGAACTGATGGATATGACCGGGAACGGTGTTCTTTCGAACCTGAATCTTCAGAAATACATTCAGATCGTCAGCCAGTTCGGCACCTTTGTTTTTCCTGCATTGATCTTTGCATTCCTGGCAAGCAGGAACATCTGCGCCTATCTTAAGCTGGATGCCGCCCCGCGAATTTCCGCGATGGCGCTGGCGGTCGTAGCTTTCCTTGCCCTGTTGCCATTCATCAACTGGCTGATGGGGGTGAATGAAGAGCTTCATTTACCGGGATTTTTAGCAGGTGTGGAAGACTGGATGCGCAGGTCGGAGGAGCAGGCCACTCAGCTTATGGATGCCTTTTTAAGCGACACAACTGCCAAAGGGCTGATTGTTAATTTGTTTATGATCGGCATCCTGGCGGCTGTCGGGGAGGAGCTTGTTTTCAGGGGGATTGGTGTACGGTTGCTGTATGAATGGATGCATAACAAGCATTTGGCAGTATGGATCTCAGCGATTGCTTTCAGTGCCCTGCATCTGCAGTTCTATGGTTTTTTACCCCGGATGATCCTGGGTGTGGTGCTGGGATATCTATTCATCTGGAGTGGCAGCCTCTGGGTACCCATCATCACTCATTTGATTAACAATGGCCTTGGTGTACTCATCATGTACTTTTACAACAAGGGCTCCATCACAACGAACCTGGATGAATTTGGAAGCACGGGGAGCGGATCGTTGATCGTCATCTCCCTGGTTTTCAGCGCTGGTTTGATGATGTGGTTCTTCCGAAGTG